DNA sequence from the Desulfovibrio sp. genome:
GGATGAGTTTGCCGAGCGTCTCTTGAGGGAGATTCAACCGTAAAATCGCTTATTTTTCTTTACTATTAAATGATCATACACTGATTTTATCTCATATTTCATGGGCAAAGTACCATTCTTTGGTCTATCTCCCTATAGTCATAGATTAATGTGAAGTGCTTCCGAACGCTATTTTGTTCACAATCTAGCTTCATCTTTAGGGCGCACTGGTGTTATACACTGCACCAGTCCCCGACACTCATTTTCATACACCCACAAACCGCGTTTGCCACCTGCAACCCTGTATGCTGGCAGCATCCCTTTGTGAATCAGTGCATAAAACCTTGTCTTTCCACAACCCAAAAGTTCACAAGCCTGCTGCCAGTTAAGCCGCCGACCCTTGTTTTTTGTGTCTTCCATCGTCAACTCCTGTAGTTTCCAATCATTCCAGATATGCCCTGCGCTCCACCGCGCACAGCGTCTACAGTTTTGCGTTTCTTCTCTGCCACCGGGGGCCGCGTATTGCGGACGTTGAGTATGTAGGCCAGCGCCTTGCACATAACCTCGCAGTCCCAATAGTGGTTTGCCCGCTGATGCTGATTCACCCACGCATGTTTTTGATCGTCATAGGCCTCGGCGCACATTTCGCGGGCGTATTCTTCCAGCTCACGTTTCTCGTTGCTGTGCAGGTGAAAGGCGCCTGGGTCATTGGGGTTGATGCTGAGCTTGCCGGACAGATCATCCTTGAAAAACGTGGTGTCGCAGCGCCACAGATTGATGCCGCCCGGTATGCGGAGTTTTTCGCCCTTCTGCCCTGGGTAATATTCCTGCGGCGTGGGGGTGTAGGGCTGTGTCATGGACTGCACACCCTGCCACGGATACACGCGGCCACGATGCCGCACAGCATAACGGTAAATCTCTGCCGTGCGCCCGCCCATGGCGTCCATCATGCAGGCTCGCACCATGTATTCGCGACCGTCCACATCCAGATAGCGGGTCCCCCACATGATTTCGTCTATGGCCGACAGGGTTTCTGCCACACCAGACTGCACGAGCCAGCTTTCCTCCTGATCTCCAAAGCCGAAAGCGCGAATCACATAACGGAAGTGGCTCTGCTGCGTGTCCACGCTGGATAGCAGCATTGACACGCGCGGCTTGCCGTCCACAAAGCCGGGGACCTTGCCTCGCGGGCGGTCATCGCAAAGGGTCAGAATTGCATCCTCGCTGCGGGCGGCGTGCTCCACCACCCAAGGCAAGGCCTTGTACTGGTTTTGCAGCTTTTTCAGTTCGTCCGTGTTGCCTGTCTGCGTGTATTTGAGCGCCTGACGTGCCACATCGGAGAGACTGACGAAAAAAGAGATCCACGCGGGGATGTGGAACCCGACCTTTGTGGGGCGGGCCGAGGCAAGGTAGGACGGCAGGTCAAGACCACTATCACGCTCGCGCCATTCGCCGCCACGCACGGCCCTATCCCTGTCGTTGTCGTCCCACACCGTGCCGCAATGTTCGCAGGGGTAGGTGGCAAGGCGCTGCGCAAGCACGGCTTCGGCATCCGGTTCAGCGTCCGTATCCTTGCCGGGCCATGTGATGCGCTCAAACTGCATGAGTTGGTACATGCCACAGTGCGGGCAGCGCACCCAATAATCCAGCCGCCCCTGTGCCTCCTCGGTAAAGGCGCGCCAGATTGCGCCCTCTGGCGTGGTGGGCGTGCTGACCTTCATGACGTGAGAGCGCCCGCGCCTGCGCCAAGTCGTGACGCGCATTTCTGCCAGCGCCTCGGATGTGGCCTCGTTCTTGGGGTCTTTGTACTTGTCCAGCTCGTCAAGAATGAGCACCCGGATGGGCTTGTTGCCCAGGCGCGAAACCGAACCAGACCAGCCAAGGTAAATGGGCATGTGCATGAGGTTGATGCGCAGGCTGCTTGCATCGTCACCGTAGCCGGTCATGTACTCGCGCAGGCGTGGAGAAGCCTGAATCATGGGGATAATACGGTCTTTGGCGTTCTCGCGCGCGGTGAGTTCGTCAGGGTAGACGTACATGACCGGGCCGGGGCTTCGGTCTATGCAGTAGCCCACGAAGTTGTGGCCTGCCTCTGAGCCACCAGTTTGCGGGCTTTTGCACACAATGGCAGTTTCCACGCCGGGGTGAGCCATTGTGTCCATGATGCCCACAAGGTAGGGCGTAAACAGGTTGTGCCAGCGACCGGGGATGGCCGACATTTCAACCATGCGGTATTTTTCGGCCCACTGGCTCACGGGTATGGGCCTGCGCCGCCGCATGACCTGCTGCTCGCCACGCGAAAAAGCAAAATTGATCTTGCCACCATTCTGCGTGAGGCCGTTGACAGCCTCGCGCAAGAATGGAGGAAACCATGCTGGAATGGCCGTGCTGATGTGCTTGCGGCTTTCAACTGGCGGCAAAGGCAGCAGGGTTGCTTGGCTCATTGATCTAAACTCCAGATGCAAAAGATTGGTTAGTGCTCTTGCCCCAATTCATCAATTGAAGTTGCACTTTCGGCGTCCGGCAGCACTTCCACACTTATTTCCATTTCGCGGCTGTATTCGCTCATGGCTTCATCAAGCACGGCCTCAAGCCGCGCCACAAAAGCAAGGCTTTTCTTTGGATTGCCTTCAACAGTTGCAATAAGATCAAGGGCATGGGCCTCAAAGGCCGTCTTGATGCTGGCGGCAAGGGTCAGCGCGCGGCCTGCCAGCTCGGCATGCACAGCCTCGCGGGAAATGAAGAGGCCTTTCTTAATGCTCAGGTTGAACTCTTCCTTACCCGCCTGAGCTTCTGCCCGCCGAATATCGGCCTCTTCTTTGCGCCGCAGACGGTCTGCCGCCTGTTCGGCCACCGTGTCTGACGTGCCCATTGTGGGCAGGGACGCCATGTAACGGTCAACCTTGCGGCGGCTGAATGTGCCGTCTGCCTGCTTTTGCAGGCGGCCCACCTGAATATCTTCATAGAGCTTTGTTTTCTTGAGCTTGCGCCCGTTTTCTTCAACATACGCAAGCACTTCACGGGCGTTTTTGAAACTTTTTGCTGCATCCATACGAGCCTCCAGCAGTTTGGAGGCACGTTCCATCGCAGCGAGATTTGCCGAAGAAGGGTCTGATAGTGTTGCCCGCTTGGCGCTTTCCTTGGCGCTCAAAAGCACCTGTATGTCGGTTTGCGCACTGCGTTGCAGCAGCTCGTCAAGATTCTTTTCGTCAGGCATAAAATCCTCGTCACGTTGAAGGCGTGGGCATCACGCCGGCCACCGAATGGCCCCTCCGTTGATTTTTCACACTGGAGGGGATAGGCTTCGCTCGCCAAGAGGGGGGCCTATCCCCTTCCTGTCAGGGAGTGATCGGGCGGCTACCCGATCGCTCCCGCCTCAATCAGCCCAGCAAACTGCCCTGTTTCGGGCTTGTATCCACCCACTCCGGCACAATTTCGCCAAGCTGTTCCTGTATGTAAGCCGCCAACACTCGCCTGTGGCATTCTTCCGGATTACTCTCGAAGCAGCACAGGATGGCGTCTGGCGTTTCGGCCTCAATCTGCCGCAGGTAATCTGCCAAAACTGATGCCGCAGAAAACCTCTGCACCAAGTCCGCCCGAAAAGAGCCTTGCCAGTCTTCCGCCCATGGGTTGGACGGCACAAAGAGCTTGGCCACAGGCCCGTGCCAGAACGGCGCCCGCTTGGCTATGCAGACGCGGCGGGATTTTGGCGATTTTCCTGAAAAATAAGACGTTGTAATCATTGCACTCCCCTAAAACGGGACTTCATCAACACTCGCGGGCCGCAGGGCGGCGAGGCGTTCTTCAAGCAATTGGTCGCAAAGCTGGCTCACCTTTGGGCCTCGCGGCGTGTAGGCCAGCAGGTAATCAATCAGGTCTGACGTGGTTTCAAAGCCGTAGCGCTCTGCTACAAGGTCGATGGGGCAGGCGGTGCCGCTGCGTACCAACAGGTTGGGCATGATACGGATAAGTTCCGTCACCACTTCCCTGCCGTGCTCCTCTACCGCAGGGCTGAGCCGGATGCGGCCATACCAGATTTCGTCATAGACGGCGTACTGTTGCTGCACCACGTCCCGCGCCAGTGCGCGGCATTCCCGCTCAATTTTTCGCAATTCCTTTGCACTCAATCCGTTTTGCATATTGGCTCCGCTTGACTTTGCGCAGGCGCGGAGCCAACCTGTATTACTCGGTTGGTCGGTCAGCTCCGGCCCTGATTACTGGCGGCTGGTGACACAGCCGCCTTTTTATTTTTCTATGCCGGGCAGGCAGAGCTGCCCGCGCGTGACCTTTTGCAGCATTTCCACCCCCGGCAGCACAAACTGGTTGCCGATGCCAGACCGCCAGCGGGTATGCACCCGCTGTTCTTCCAGCCAGACCAGATGCAGGGCCACGGGAAAATACAGAAATGCCGTGCCGCCGAACCGCTCTGCGCCCTGCCGCGCCAGAGTCCATGCGCCAACCATGATGCGGGAGAGCCGCGTGCGAAATATTTGCCTCATGCTGCACTCTTTTTTGTAAGTGTTTGACATGACTAAATATTAGCATTATACCCCCTAAATTCAATAGTTTTTGCAAGTTTTTCAGCTACTTATGATATTTTCTCTGCCACAGGGCGAACCTTTCTGCAAGGCTGCCCTCAAATTTTGCGTAATAATTCAGCGAGTATTGCTGGCTTTTTTTGTCCTGCTTGCGGCTGTAAAGCTCAAAAACACCACGGTATTTCATACTCGCAGGGCCGCGAGAAAAGGCGGTTGTGATTACCCAGCCCAAACGGAAATTGAGCTTGGCGTTGAGCCACTGGCGCACGTCATTGCTGGACAGGAGCATGAGCACCAGCTTGGCAAGGCGATTCTCGCAATCTGAGGGCACGGCCAGATCGCACATGAGGTACAGGGTATCTGCGCCGTCCGGGTTTTCGGGCAGCTTCCACTGTGAGAGGCTGGACTTCATGAAATCGGCCTTGCCGATGATCTTGCCGTCCAGTGTCAGAGCCAGGCAGGCATCCACGCCGCCGTCGTACCAGTCGATACGGCGGGCGAGATACAGCTCATTCAGGCGCAGGGATTGCGCGCGCTTGATAGGGGCGAAACCGGGCAGCTCCGTGCCAATAATGCGGTCAGCAGGCGACCAGATGGGGCCGACAGGCATGGTTTTGACGTGCGACCGCACAACAACCTTGTGCGCATGACGGGCCACGATGTAGGTGGTGCGGCCACGCCCACGCGGCAGTACGGCGCTGGGCTTGCCAAGGATGGCGTAGACTTCGGGCAAATCCTTTTCCAACACAACGTAATAAGCATCAAACCGCGCAATCTGCTCATACAGCTCAAGGCTTTTATCCGTCATTTCGCGGTAGGCAGGCGGCTGCCAGCTCACAGTTGCGCGGAGCAGAGCTTCAAGTCGCTCGTAGCCCGCCTTGTAGGTGGGAGGGAATGCGAAAACGGTCTGATTGCCGTTGTGCTCCTCAAGCAGGTCGAAACCGTCCCGCGCCTGATACTCCACCTCGCCAATGTGGGCTTTATAGCGCTCAAGGTTAGAGCAGGTTTTATCCATCAGGGAATCCCACGCGCGGCGATGCTGCTCTATGTTGCGCAACTGGAAGGCATTCTTGCCCTGCCAGACCTCGCGCAGATCCATGAGCAGGCTGATAGACGCGGCTTTCTCTATGCCGCTGCCAGTGCGCAGCAGCCCGCGCAGTTGCTCCGGGCAATCAGGTTGCTCGTGCAGTTCCAGATCCCAGCCTGAAAGATAAGCTCCGAGGGCCGAGGTATAGATGGTTACATCGCAAGCCTTGATGGGGCCGGTATAGCCGCCACTGCGCAAGACGGAGGGCACGGTAAAGTTGCCAGCCCCCACGATAAGCGGCGACAGCGTGACCGATTGGGCATATTCGGCCAGCACCTTGCGGACAGATGCGCTGACAGCGCCGATAAAGCTCATGCCTGTTCCCCGGCTTCGCTCGCGAGCTGGACTTCGCACAGCTCGACCATTTTGAGCAGAGCCAAGCTGCTGTTACGGATGTCAAACTTGAGCTTCACGCCTTCAAGGGCGCTGTAAAAGCGGTCAAACCCTGCCAGCGGGGCCAGCAGTACCTCATCATGCGCGAGGCCGGAAAGCTGCTCGACTACCTCGTGAAAGTGCTCAAGCTCCTCATCGACAAAGGCCAGAGCTATGGTGCGGGTATAAACCTGCGGGGTCGCGAAACCCACGAGGTCGATTTTGTCCAGCTTGCGGGTCTGTTCTTCGGACAAGCCCGCATAAAGCTTGGCTTCGATGTCGTCGATTTCGGCCCATAGCTGGGAGAGGATGGTCTGATCATCATGCCCGGCGAGGGCGTTGTGGGAAAGCTGGATTGCAATGCGCTTGGCCTTGCTCAACTCGCACTCAATGACCATCACCAAAATGTGCTGCA
Encoded proteins:
- a CDS encoding iron receptor; this translates as MQNGLSAKELRKIERECRALARDVVQQQYAVYDEIWYGRIRLSPAVEEHGREVVTELIRIMPNLLVRSGTACPIDLVAERYGFETTSDLIDYLLAYTPRGPKVSQLCDQLLEERLAALRPASVDEVPF
- a CDS encoding DUF488 family protein, with product MITTSYFSGKSPKSRRVCIAKRAPFWHGPVAKLFVPSNPWAEDWQGSFRADLVQRFSAASVLADYLRQIEAETPDAILCCFESNPEECHRRVLAAYIQEQLGEIVPEWVDTSPKQGSLLG
- a CDS encoding alanyl-tRNA synthetase, which codes for MRQIFRTRLSRIMVGAWTLARQGAERFGGTAFLYFPVALHLVWLEEQRVHTRWRSGIGNQFVLPGVEMLQKVTRGQLCLPGIEK
- a CDS encoding ParB N-terminal domain-containing protein encodes the protein MNDLQAMNANLTTLSTQLYGDDFRLLAVAPGELKLLTKNARVLDKGTFQQLTSNVRQDGRLSSVPLCWRQPDGSLEVLSGNHRVQAAVEAGVQHILVMVIECELSKAKRIAIQLSHNALAGHDDQTILSQLWAEIDDIEAKLYAGLSEEQTRKLDKIDLVGFATPQVYTRTIALAFVDEELEHFHEVVEQLSGLAHDEVLLAPLAGFDRFYSALEGVKLKFDIRNSSLALLKMVELCEVQLASEAGEQA
- a CDS encoding excisionase family DNA-binding protein, whose translation is MEDTKNKGRRLNWQQACELLGCGKTRFYALIHKGMLPAYRVAGGKRGLWVYENECRGLVQCITPVRPKDEARL
- a CDS encoding terminase gpA endonuclease subunit; protein product: MSQATLLPLPPVESRKHISTAIPAWFPPFLREAVNGLTQNGGKINFAFSRGEQQVMRRRRPIPVSQWAEKYRMVEMSAIPGRWHNLFTPYLVGIMDTMAHPGVETAIVCKSPQTGGSEAGHNFVGYCIDRSPGPVMYVYPDELTARENAKDRIIPMIQASPRLREYMTGYGDDASSLRINLMHMPIYLGWSGSVSRLGNKPIRVLILDELDKYKDPKNEATSEALAEMRVTTWRRRGRSHVMKVSTPTTPEGAIWRAFTEEAQGRLDYWVRCPHCGMYQLMQFERITWPGKDTDAEPDAEAVLAQRLATYPCEHCGTVWDDNDRDRAVRGGEWRERDSGLDLPSYLASARPTKVGFHIPAWISFFVSLSDVARQALKYTQTGNTDELKKLQNQYKALPWVVEHAARSEDAILTLCDDRPRGKVPGFVDGKPRVSMLLSSVDTQQSHFRYVIRAFGFGDQEESWLVQSGVAETLSAIDEIMWGTRYLDVDGREYMVRACMMDAMGGRTAEIYRYAVRHRGRVYPWQGVQSMTQPYTPTPQEYYPGQKGEKLRIPGGINLWRCDTTFFKDDLSGKLSINPNDPGAFHLHSNEKRELEEYAREMCAEAYDDQKHAWVNQHQRANHYWDCEVMCKALAYILNVRNTRPPVAEKKRKTVDAVRGGAQGISGMIGNYRS